Genomic window ([Empedobacter] haloabium):
TCCGCAGAGACATAACTTTCACCGTTAACAATACGGTGAAAAGGGATGAAAAACGACAACTTCTCGGCGTTTCGCTCCGCTTGTTTTGCATTCGCAGTCAATGTTTGTTACTGTCATTACTTGCGTGACAGCAATGATTAGTGAGTTGCATCAACGTCAAGCACTCTTGGGCAGTCGATAACAACCGTCATTTTTACGAAGAGCCGAAATGAATTTAAGCAAAATGAAAGTAGGGACCCGCCTTGGTCTCGGGTTCGCACTGGTGCTGCTGTTCCTGGTCGTGGTCACCGTGGTCGGCATCTTCCGCATGGCACAGATCCAGGACCGCCTGGATCACGTCGTCAGCGTCAACAACGTTGTGACCCGCCTGGTCGTCGATATGCGTCATAACGTGCAGGACCGTATCGGTTCGCTGCGCGTGCTGACCCTGATGTCCGACCCGGCCGATATGGAGCCGGAGTTCACCCGCCTGAAAGAGCAGACCGCGAAGTACGAAACCGCGCTGAAGAAGCTGGAAGCGCAGTTCGCCATCGAAGCGCTGCCGGAAGAGAAGAAGCTGCTGGCGCAGATCAAGGAACATGAAGCCGTCGCGATGCCGGCCATCGAGCGCGCCTCCGCGCTGTGGCTGGCCAACGACGCCATGGGCGCCACCAAGATCCTGATCAAGGAAATCAAGCCGGCCCAGAAGAAGTGGATGGACGCGCTGGACCAACTGGGTGCCTTCGAGGACAAGCTGAACAACCAGGTCAAGATCGACGCGGCCGAAGGCTTCAACAGCGCGCGCACCTTCATGATCGGCATGGGCGTGCTGGCCGTGCTGATCTCGCTGTCCGCGGCCTGGGCCATCACCCGCGGCCTGCTCAAGCAGCTGGGCGGCGAGCCGGAATACACGGCGGCCATCGCCGGCAGCATCGCCAACGGCGACCTGTCGATCGCGATCGACACCTCGTCCACCGACAAGGGCAGCCTCCTGGTCGAGATGAAGGAAATGCGCGACAGCCTGGTGGGCATCGTCGGCCAGGTGCGCGTGGGCACCGAGACGATCGGCACCGCCTCGCGTGAAATCGCCGCCGGCAATATCGATCTGTCGTCCCGTACCGAAATGCAGGCGTCGTCGCTGGAGAAGACCGCGTCGGCGATGGAAGAGCTGACGTCGACCGTCAAGCAGAACGCCGACAACGCCCGGGAAGCGAACCAGCTGGCCGCCAGCGCCTCCGACGTGGCCCGCAAGGGCGGCGCCGTGGTGTCGCAGGTGGTCGACACGATGAGCTCGATCAACGAGTCCGCCAACAAGATCGTCGACATCATCGGCGTGATCGACGGCATCGCGTTCCAGACCAACATCCTGGCACTGAACGCCGCCGTCGAGGCGGCCCGTGCCGGCGAACAGGGCCGCGGCTTCGCCGTGGTGGCATCGGAAGTGCGCAACCTGGCCCAGCGTTCCGCTGGCGCCGCCAAGGAAATCAAGGCGCTGATCGGCGACTCCGTCGAGAAGGTCGAGCGCGGTTCGAAGCTGGTCGGCCAGGCCGGCGTGACGATGGACGAAGTGGTCGCCTCGGTGCGCCGCGTGACGGACATCATGAGCGAGATCGCCAATGCCAGCCAGGAGCAGAGCGCCGGCATCGAGCAGGTCAACCAGTCGATCATCGAGATGGACAGCATGACCCAGCAGAACGCCGCCCTGGTGGAAGAAGCCGCCGCCGCCGCGCAAAGCCTGCAGGACCAGGCCGCCGAACTGGCCCGCGTCGTCAGCATCTTCAAGCTGGAAGCGGGCGAGGAGCGTGCCGTGCTGGCCGCCACTTCCGCCGTGCCGGGCAAGCAGGTCGCGCTGGTCAAGCCGGCCGCGAAGGCGCCGAAGGCACCGGTGAAGGCCGTGGCGGCGCAAGCGCCGGCCAAGCCGAAGAAGGTCGTGGCCGCCGCCACCTCCGGCGCGGACGAGTGGGAAGAATTCTAAGCCTGACCGGCCGCGGCGCGGCCGTCGCAAAACCTTAACACGATAAGTTGGAAAGAAAAATGAACAAGCGTTTCATCGGTTTTATCGCAGCAACCTTCGTCTCCGGCGCCGTCGTGGCATCGGAAGTCCCAGCCTCCGTCGATGCGCGCAAGTGCAAGGCGGAGTACCCGAAAGCTTCCCTGCTGAACGAAGAGCAAGGCGCCGTCTCGATGGCGTTCCTGGTCTCGCCGGCCGGTGACGTGCTGGATTCGAAGGTCGAAAAATCGAGCGGCTACAAGAACCTGGACAAGGCGGCGCTGAAGGCGCTGGCCGCGTGCAAGTTCAAGCCGGGTACCAAAGACGGCGTCGTGGCGCAGACCTGGACCAAGGTCGACTACGTGTGGTCTCTGTAATCAATCGATTTATCAATTTACTGGGGAGAATCTGATGTTCACGAACAAGCGTGTAATGAGTGTGGTGGCTGCGGTGCTGGTATCGGGTGCCGCGTTGGGTGCCGAAGTGCCGGCGTCGTTCGATGCGAAAAACTGCAAGGCCGAGTATCCGAAGGCCTCGCTGATGAACGAAGAGCAGGGCACCGTGTCGATGTCGTTCCTGGTCTCCGCTTCCGGCGACGTGAAGGATTCCAAGGTCGAGAAGTCGAGCGGCTTCAAGAACCTGGACAAGGCAGCCATCAAGTCCCTGTCGGCCTGCAAGTTCAAGCCGGGCTCGAAGGACGGCGCGCCGGCCGAAACCTGGACCAAGGTCGACTACGCCTGGAAACTGGACTGATTCGTCGTCGTCCCCGCAAAAAAGCCGGCTCTTCTGGGCCGGTTTTTTTATGGGCGGTGCGCGCCGGGCGCCGTCCCCTGTTTGTCGTCGCGGACATCTGTTAATCTGCTGGTATCGCTTGCATTGTTTCCACTCATGAAATACCTGCATTCCCTACCGCTGTCGCTGTCCGTGTCCACCCTGGTGCTGTCGACGCTGTCCGGCTGCGGCATGATGCGCAATGCGCACGATCCGGCGCGTGACAAGCTGACCGTTTCCGTCGTCAATGCGATGACCTGGACCAATCCGCTGTCGGGCAAGCGCGACGGCATACGGACCGCCTGGCCGCTGGCGCAGCTGGCCAATCACGAGGAAATCTTCCCGCTGGCGCAGATCAAGCACTGCGACGGCGCCCAGTTGCCGTGCAAGTGGGGCGTGCTGAGCGCTTCGCGCAGCATCACGCGTTACGAGTACATCGCCGGCGCCGTCACGCTCGACCTGGGCCTGCTGGTGGATGTGCACCGGCGCCAGCAGGACCGCCGCCGTAACTTCCATACGTCGATGGCGATTCCCGCCGATGTGGCGGCGCTGACCTACCGCAAGACCGCCCAGGAAGGCGTCGTGCTGCCATACGGGAAGGTCTACCGGGTCGAGATGGAATACGGCCTGCGCTACGAGATCTGCGCGCAACGTGTGGATGCCAGCGGCCGTGCGCTGGATAAGTGCGATATCCCGTATATTTAGTCGCCGGAGACGTGGGTCTCCAGAGCAAACGGGAGAGTTCAGATGGCGCAGTCGAAATCGTCGGGCAGTCAGAACAAGCAGTCGGCCACGCAGGCGGAGCAGGAGTCGACCCCTTCCAACAAGAAAGCCAAGAGCGGCAAGGAAGCGGCCAGCCACACCAAGGCCGGCAGCGACAAGGGCGCAGGCGGCGGCAAGAAGCAGGCGCGTCATCATTGATGACGCCAGGGCCGGGCCAGCCCGGCCCGCCGCCTTGTATGCTGTTGTTCTGTGCTGTAACGATGTGTAAAACCGCGGCAGCGCCACGCAATTTTCCCTATCATGTTTGATCGGGAAGGAGATTTGCGATGAAAACTTTATTTGTGGTCCCTGCGATGGCGGCCTTGCTGGCGGGCTGTGCCGTGCCCGGACCGTACTATGCCGCGCAGCCAGCCGATCCATACCAGTGGCGCACCGTTTCGGTAACGCCCGTACCGCTGGGCACCGGCGCCCGCGCACCCGCTGGCGGCGAATATACGTCGCGTCCCGTGCCCACGACGACCTATGTGCAGCAGCCGGTCTACGTGCCGACGCCTGTGTATGCACCTGCCCCGGTGTATGCGCCGGCACCGCTGTACGCGGCGCCGCCGGCATATTATTGGCCGCCGGTGTCGATCGGACTGGATTTCGTGTTCAGCCGGCACAGCCACCGTGGTGGCTGGGGTGGCCGTGGCTGGGGGCGCGGCAGGCGTTGATGGCAAAGGGGCCGAACGGCCCCGCCTCGTTAATGCAGCAGGAAGAACGTCGCCTCGGTCAGCAGGTCGGCAGAGCACAGCAGGTAAGTCGAGGTGCCGACGAACCCCAGCACAATCGAGCTCAGCGTAAGTGGAAGGTGGCGTAACATGATGTGCTCCTGATGACCGTCGCGTTGGGTTGGTGATGGTGTCATCTTAAGCAACGCTTAAGGAGCGGTCATCGGCAAAAGGTGCGAGCAGTTGTAGGAATAATGCTCGCCGCGATGCGCAGGCAATCCGGCCTGCGTTTTTTTTGCCGGAACGGGAAGATGGCCGGGCACGGCGCCCGGCCGTCGGGATTACTTGCGGCCGAACGTGATCACGGCCGATTCCGGTGCCGTGTCCAGCGCATTCGAGATCGTCAGCCAATGCGTCAGCCGCTCCGGATGGCGCAGCGTGATGCCGACGCCGTCGATATAACCGATCAGCTCGAGCGTGCGCGCATCCATCTTTGCCTTCGACACCGTCGGCGCCAGCGCGATCAGGCGGTCATACGCCTTGCGGATCTTGTTTTCCCACTTGTGCAGGCTGGTCTCGTCGAAACGGTTGGCCTCGAAATAAACGGTCAGCGAGCCGTCCGGATTGCCGAAGCCGACGATGCCCGCGCCCTTGCGGATCGTGGTGGAGGCGCCCAGGTCGAACGCTTCGGTGGGAACGAACACGCCTGCGCGCCCGCCGAAATTGGGGTGGCCGACCGGGGTGTCCTTGCTGTAGGTGCTGAGTTCCTTGACTGGAGTATCTTCTGCCATGATAGGTTGCGGTTGCAAAGATCGATGTCTTTATTTTAGCGCTAAATTAGTTCCATGTGGAAATAATCGCACACTCTGCAGCTGAAAATGTCGACATGTCGCAACTTCATGGCGCGGTGCGCCGCGCTCGATCGTCGATCGCCTCGAGGCTCTCCTGCATGCGGCCTCCAGGGAGGGCGTCAAGCTTAAGTAAACGTGCGCCGGTGTTCAAGGCCGCCAAAACAAAAAGCCCCGTGCGGACACGGGGCTTTTCATCGAATTCGGTGGGGTGGCTGATGGGGCTCGAACCCACGACAACAGGAATCACAATCCTGGACTCTACCAACTGAGCTACAGCCACCACTGAACTACTTCTCTGTTTCTGCAACACCTTCTGCATGACAGAGGCCGCATTATACATAGCCGATTTGCTTCTGGCAAATCTAAATGCATGTTTCTCAAAAAATGGGGACAGACCCCATTTTTCAGGCAACTTCCACGGCTTCGACGTGCGGCGCCAGCCCCAGCAAACCCTGGAAGGCGGCGGCCAGCACGGCGGCGTCGGCCGTCGTGTAGCCGCGCAGGTGCGCCATGCCGGCGGGGCGCAGCAGGCCCGCGCCTTCCAGCAGGCGCGCCAGTTGGCGCGCCACGGCGTCGCCCGTGTCCACCAGCGTCACGGGCCCGTTGGCACGTGTGCTCACGATCTGGCGGATGGCGTCCTCGACGAACGGGTAGTGCGTGCAGCC
Coding sequences:
- a CDS encoding energy transducer TonB; the protein is MFTNKRVMSVVAAVLVSGAALGAEVPASFDAKNCKAEYPKASLMNEEQGTVSMSFLVSASGDVKDSKVEKSSGFKNLDKAAIKSLSACKFKPGSKDGAPAETWTKVDYAWKLD
- a CDS encoding methyl-accepting chemotaxis protein, producing the protein MKVGTRLGLGFALVLLFLVVVTVVGIFRMAQIQDRLDHVVSVNNVVTRLVVDMRHNVQDRIGSLRVLTLMSDPADMEPEFTRLKEQTAKYETALKKLEAQFAIEALPEEKKLLAQIKEHEAVAMPAIERASALWLANDAMGATKILIKEIKPAQKKWMDALDQLGAFEDKLNNQVKIDAAEGFNSARTFMIGMGVLAVLISLSAAWAITRGLLKQLGGEPEYTAAIAGSIANGDLSIAIDTSSTDKGSLLVEMKEMRDSLVGIVGQVRVGTETIGTASREIAAGNIDLSSRTEMQASSLEKTASAMEELTSTVKQNADNAREANQLAASASDVARKGGAVVSQVVDTMSSINESANKIVDIIGVIDGIAFQTNILALNAAVEAARAGEQGRGFAVVASEVRNLAQRSAGAAKEIKALIGDSVEKVERGSKLVGQAGVTMDEVVASVRRVTDIMSEIANASQEQSAGIEQVNQSIIEMDSMTQQNAALVEEAAAAAQSLQDQAAELARVVSIFKLEAGEERAVLAATSAVPGKQVALVKPAAKAPKAPVKAVAAQAPAKPKKVVAAATSGADEWEEF
- a CDS encoding TonB family protein, whose translation is MNKRFIGFIAATFVSGAVVASEVPASVDARKCKAEYPKASLLNEEQGAVSMAFLVSPAGDVLDSKVEKSSGYKNLDKAALKALAACKFKPGTKDGVVAQTWTKVDYVWSL